The following proteins come from a genomic window of Alnus glutinosa chromosome 10, dhAlnGlut1.1, whole genome shotgun sequence:
- the LOC133880641 gene encoding uncharacterized protein LOC133880641: MFIVLVTLLIALLAWGFQAIRPPPPRICGITGGPPVTAPRIKLRDGRHLAYRELGVSKEAARFNIIYIHGLRTCRHDLVVAVNLTPGFFEELGLCVVSYDRPGYGESDPNPKQTVKSLVLDIEELADQLGLGSKFYVMGNSIGAQIVWGCLKYIPHRLAGAALLAPVVNYWWQGFPANLLREAYNRELAQDQWALRVAHYIPWLTYWWNTQKWFPGASSVVGNINTLSPHDFQVLSKIVGTKMCKVQATQQGVFESMHRTLMIGVGNWEFSPLMDLENPFPNNEGSVHLWQGDEDRIMPVKLQRYIANKLPWIKYHELPGSGHLFPCAVGMSEVVIRALLSGDKKPTFDCLV, encoded by the exons ATGTTTATAGTACTGGTAACCTTGTTAATTGCGCTGTTGGCTTGGGGATTTCAAGCCATCCGACCTCCACCTCCCCGAatctgcggcatcaccggtggCCCACCTGTTACAGCACCTAGAATAAAGCTCAGGGATGGAAGGCATTTGGCCTACAGGGAGCTTGGAGTGTCAAAAGAAGCGGCaagatttaatattatttatattcatGGGCTCAGAACTTGTAGACATGATCTAGTGGTTGCAGTAAACCTCACTCCA gGATTTTTTGAAGAACTAGGTCTCTGCGTTGTGTCCTATGACAGACCAGGCTATGGAGAAAGTGATCCAAATCCGAAACAAACGGTGAAAAGTTTGGTTTTGGATATAGAAGAGCTTGCTGATCAGTTGGGTCTCGGATCCAAGTTTTATGTAATGGGTAATTCTATTGGTGCCCAGATTGTTTGGGGCTGCCTCAAGTATATTCCTCATAG GCTTGCAGGAGCAGCACTACTCGCTCCTGTGGTCAACTACTGGTGGCAAGGATTTCCTGCCAACTTGTTAAGAGAGGCCTATAACAGAGAATTGGCTCAAGACCAGTGGGCGCTTCGAGTTGCTCACTATATCCCATGGCTAACCTATTGGTGGAACACGCAGAAGTGGTTTCCTGGAGCAAGCTCTGTAGTCGGTAACATTAATACATTATCTCCTCACGATTTTCAAGTGCTCTCCAAGATTGTTGGGACTAAAATGTGCAAG GTACAGGCAACACAGCAAGGAGTATTTGAGTCGATGCATCGTACACTGATGATTGGAGTTGGGAATTGGGAATTCAGTCCATTAATGGATCTTGAGAACCCTTTTCCTAATAACGAAGGCTCAGTCCATCTGTGGCAGGGTGATGAAGATAGGATAATGCCAGTTAAGCTGCAACGCTATATTGCCAATAAGCTTCCATGGATTAAATACCATGAGTTACCAGGTTCTGGTCATCTCTTTCCATGTGCTGTTGGAATGAGTGAAGTCGTCATAAGGGCACTTTTGTCTGGGGACAAGAAGCCCACTTTTGATTGTCTTGtgtaa